TTATTCGCATCTCCATTGATTTTAATTGCTGAGGTGTTACGGTAGTTCCCTGTACAATGTAGAATTGGCTTCCCGAACTTCTTTTTTCCGGGTTAACGTTGTCGCCTTGTCGTGCAGCCGCAATAGCTCCTTTCTTGTGAAACAGATGAGGAGCAAACTCAGCCTCGATAGTGTAATCAGGTCCGCCATTGCCCAATCGTTCGTCGGGTTTGGCATTTCTGGAATTGGGATCGCCACCTTGAATCATAAAATTTTTAATAACACGGTGAAATATCAAATCATCGTAATATTTTTCTGAAACGAGTTTGATAAAATTGTCCCGATGCTTAGGTGTCTCATCGTACAATTCAATTACGATATTGCCAAATTTTGTTTCAATCTCTACTTTGCTACGTTTGTGAGCTGTTTGGCATTGCAAAGAAAAACACATAATTAGTAATGCGCCTATTGTTAATATTCTCATTTGTATATAGTTTTATGTTTTTTTTAAAGATATTTACAGTCGATAAAGATATGAATTATAATAATTAATCGGCGCGTTAAAATTAGCTAAAAAAATATTACGTAACTTTGAATATTATTAATACGTATTCGACGAACCTTTTCATGAAGCAAAATACTTTAAATAAACATGAACGCTTAAAAAGCAGAAAAGCTATTGAATGTTTATTGTCTGATGCTAAAACATTTAGTCTTTTCCCTGTTAGAGTTTTGTTTAAGGTTTTCCCCGGTGACAATACTGAGCCTCTGAAAGTGTGCGTAAGTGTGTCGAAACGTAAGTTTAAACGTGCTGTTGATAGAAACAGGCTTAAACGTCAGATGCGCGAAAGTTGGAGAGTTCACAAGCATGAACTTAGACAAAAACTCGGCGAAAATAATTTACGAATGGATGTAATGCTTATCTATATCTCTAATGAGAAAGAAGAGTTCGCGAAGATTAACGAAAAAATTGAGGCATCTTTAAAACGGCTTGTTCAGTTAATAATTAACAATTAAACGGCTGGTTACTAAATTAATAGCCATGACTTTTAAGTCATGGGGGAGGTTGGTACATATATTTATGGGCTTTAGCCCAAATTTGATAAATCTTATTTTGGTAATGTTCATTTCTACACTTCGACTTCGCTCAGTACAACGCTTTGCTCAGTGCACCGTCCTGTTTCCCGCTCTTACCTTGCACCTTTTATCTTTTACCTTTTAAATTTACGCATAGTCGTCATGTCTATACTTTTCGTCATCATCATCAAGAAATATAGTAACGTAGTTAAAATATCGCGATTCAGGTATAATTCCCTCTTCAACATCTTGAATAACATTGCACCCGGGCTCGTGAATGTGCGTGCAGTTGTAAAATTGGCAATGTTCGGACGATTTGAATATTTCCGGAAAAAAGTGGTATAGCTCGTCTCGGTCAATATCAATCAAGCCAAAAGACCTTATGCCCGGAGTATCAATTATATAGCTATTGTTGACCGTTTCATGCATTGTAGCAAAAGTTGTGGTGTGCTTGCCCTGTTTATGTGCCTCTGAAATATCACCGATTTTAAGATTTAGTGACGGGTCTATTCTGTTTATTAAACTACTTTTTCCGGTTCCTGAATGACCTGCAAACAGAGATACTTTGCCAGCCATATCGTTTTTAATATCATCAATCCCTATGTTTTTTGACGCAGAGGTACGGAAACACTGGTATCCAATAGATTCGTAGGTTGTTATATATTCTGCAAATCTTTCAAGTAGTTCTTCATCTTCATACAAATCAATTTTATTGAATACAATTTTTGCATCAATACGGTAGGCTTCGGCAGTAATCAGCATGCGGTCAATAAACATCAGAGAGGTGTTTGGCTCTGCCAAGGTTGCTATAATATAAAAGTTGTCAATATTGGCTGCCAATATATGACTCTCTTTACTAAGATTTGTCGCTCTGCGGATTATATAGTTCTTACGTTTAAGTATTTCTGTAATAACGGTTTGATTGTGCGTGGTGTCAGTATGTAATACAACCTTATCGCCCACAACAACAGGGTTTGTTGACCGTGCTCCTTTTAGTCTAATTCTTCCGCGCAGTGTGCATTCAATTAGTTCGCCAGTTTTATCGTGTTTAACTATGCTTAAGCCCCCTGTAGAGCGAAGAACAGTACCGGTTTCTTTTTTCATGTGTTTGTTTGAGTAAAAGTTAAAAGTTTATAAAGTTGGTTGCGTTCCTTGTACCTTGTACCTTGCTACTTGCTCCTTTATTTCACACCTCAATATCGAACTTATAACCAGAATATTTACGGATATTCAGAGCGTAGCTGTTGTCAAACAAGAGATATTGCCCTTTTATTCCAATCAGTCTTCCCGAAAAGATAGGCTTTTTATCGAAGTTAACAGATTGTTTTACAGTTACTTTCTCGATAATTGGATATTCAAATTTATAAATAGTATCGTCGCTATTAAAATATTGCCTGTATTCATCTGGTAACAAGCTGCTTAGTTTCTGCTTCGATTCAATCAGGTCAACATTTTTTTGATTGTTGTTTGTTAACATGGTTCGCCAGTGGGTTTTGTCGGCAATATGATTTTTATAGAATACCTCAATAATTCCTGCCAAATACCTGTTGGGAGTAAGTGCAAAGCTAATTGCCTGCGAAGCTCCTTGGTCTATCCAGCGTGTGGGCACTTGGTGATTACGTGTTACTCCAACTTTAAGTTGCGATGTGTCAGATAGATACACATGATGTTCTATCAAACAGTTTTTCTTTGCCCACTCCATATCGCGGGCAATTCCTAAATGCGCCTTACATTTTTCGGGGTGCAAAACATCTTCTTCCGTTTCAGGTCTTGTGATAAAGCACTTATAGCAATATCCTTGAGCAAAAGATTTTTTTGTTTTAGCTCCACACGCCACGCAGTTGATTATGCCCAAATAGGAAAACTTTATTTCTGCACCCAATAGTTCGTTCATATCAATTTGTGAATCACCTATTGGCAAAAAATATTTTACAGGGTTTTCGTGGATTGATACCATCTTAAGAATATTCCCGGAATACATATTCATGTTGCGTTGTAAATAATAACCAAGTTTTATAGCCCATTTTGATAAAACTATGCGAAAATAGCTAAATTTGCAGAACTTCAATAC
This region of Bacteroidales bacterium genomic DNA includes:
- a CDS encoding peptidylprolyl isomerase encodes the protein MCFSLQCQTAHKRSKVEIETKFGNIVIELYDETPKHRDNFIKLVSEKYYDDLIFHRVIKNFMIQGGDPNSRNAKPDERLGNGGPDYTIEAEFAPHLFHKKGAIAAARQGDNVNPEKRSSGSQFYIVQGTTVTPQQLKSMEMRINQPQMQRLVGQYIAGNPEIEAKIRSFQETQQYDSINEIINPIVEIIQRSPEYKPFKYSDEQIQIYSEIGGTPHLDGAYTVFGEVVEGLDVIDLIAAQQTGQADRPVEDIKMKIKIIK
- the rnpA gene encoding ribonuclease P protein component, which produces MKQNTLNKHERLKSRKAIECLLSDAKTFSLFPVRVLFKVFPGDNTEPLKVCVSVSKRKFKRAVDRNRLKRQMRESWRVHKHELRQKLGENNLRMDVMLIYISNEKEEFAKINEKIEASLKRLVQLIINN
- the rsgA gene encoding ribosome small subunit-dependent GTPase A; its protein translation is MKKETGTVLRSTGGLSIVKHDKTGELIECTLRGRIRLKGARSTNPVVVGDKVVLHTDTTHNQTVITEILKRKNYIIRRATNLSKESHILAANIDNFYIIATLAEPNTSLMFIDRMLITAEAYRIDAKIVFNKIDLYEDEELLERFAEYITTYESIGYQCFRTSASKNIGIDDIKNDMAGKVSLFAGHSGTGKSSLINRIDPSLNLKIGDISEAHKQGKHTTTFATMHETVNNSYIIDTPGIRSFGLIDIDRDELYHFFPEIFKSSEHCQFYNCTHIHEPGCNVIQDVEEGIIPESRYFNYVTIFLDDDDEKYRHDDYA
- a CDS encoding DUF2797 domain-containing protein produces the protein MKFCKFSYFRIVLSKWAIKLGYYLQRNMNMYSGNILKMVSIHENPVKYFLPIGDSQIDMNELLGAEIKFSYLGIINCVACGAKTKKSFAQGYCYKCFITRPETEEDVLHPEKCKAHLGIARDMEWAKKNCLIEHHVYLSDTSQLKVGVTRNHQVPTRWIDQGASQAISFALTPNRYLAGIIEVFYKNHIADKTHWRTMLTNNNQKNVDLIESKQKLSSLLPDEYRQYFNSDDTIYKFEYPIIEKVTVKQSVNFDKKPIFSGRLIGIKGQYLLFDNSYALNIRKYSGYKFDIEV